A DNA window from Mastomys coucha isolate ucsf_1 unplaced genomic scaffold, UCSF_Mcou_1 pScaffold21, whole genome shotgun sequence contains the following coding sequences:
- the LOC116101335 gene encoding interferon-induced very large GTPase 1-like: MKRAMATAKCIPEEPQLRSRRRHDLQEMLTEVGLSPDYWLPKLQEDLGVSSAQALQYLDKRDLQKLKSQTKHTWEKKALEKLLDLSQPNSVADLQETPGEMIKNRQRQAGQALQALKALQLEGKHRGEEAVRRKEAELRKAMEIPEECWPMPEVPLKDITEIMERHLSHMEQTLAHSQNLSDRDLVRWASGGLALQGIYKTSHKRSLIQKREELLSVPKHFTLVGPEQVMEIKTKEFSSFQEQAMFTQTIQILGFSTTSLVKGEGWGLSLEAGMGQNKQRESEDIHQSHSEQSYFCSAKFSYIPLATCHFHINHLQLSKAALQELKSIEELLEQTTHPDGFPLLR, translated from the coding sequence AGCCATGGCAACAGCAAAGTGCATTCCTGAGGAGCCTCAGCTAAGAAGCAGAAGGAGGCACGATCTCCAGGAGATGCTGACAGAAGTGGGACTGTCTCCTGACTACTGGCTGCCTAAGCTTCAGGAAGACCTGGGTGTGTCCTCTGCCCAGGCCTTACAATATTTAGACAAAAGGGACCTCCAGAAGCTGAAGTCccagacaaaacacacatgggAGAAAAAAGCTCTGGAGAAGCTGCTTGATCtctcacagccaaacagtgttGCAGACCTGCAGGAGACTCCAGGAGAGATGATAAagaacaggcagaggcaggcaggacagGCATTGCAGGCTCTGAAAGCCTTGCAATTAGAAGGGAAGCACAGAGGAGAAGAGGCAGTGAGGAGAAAAGAAGCAGAGCTGAGGAAAGCAATGGAGATCCCTGAGGAGTGCTGGCCAATGCCTGAAGTGCCCCTAAAAGACATCACTGAAATAATGGAGAGACATCTCAGTCACATGGAACAGACCCTGGCTCACAGTCAAAACCTCTCAGATAGAGACCTGGTAAGATGGGCTTCTGGAGGGTTGGCTCTTCAGGGAATTTATAAGACCAGCCACAAAAGAAGCCTGAttcagaagagagaagagctACTCAGTGTTCCTAAGCACTTCACACTTGTTGGCCCAGAACAAGTCATGGAgataaaaacaaaggaattttCATCTTTTCAAGAACAAGCCATGTTTACACAGACTATACAGATACTGGGTTTCAGTACAACCTCCTTGGTAAAAGGAGAAGGTTGGGGACTTAGTCTAGAAGCTGGTatgggacaaaacaaacagagagaaTCTGAGGATATCCACCAATCACATTCAGAGCAATCTTATTTCTGCTCAGCCAAGTTCAGCTACATCCCATTGGCCACCTGCCATTTTCATATCAATCATCTCCAGCTCTCCAAAGCTGCTCTCCAGGAGCTAAAAAGTATTGAAGAACTCCTGGAGCAGACGACACACCCAGATGGATTCCCCTTACTGAGG
- the LOC116102742 gene encoding interferon-induced very large GTPase 1-like: MQSKQQKYQELKNICNYRSQAFLVLTALKATVEITGISTEEKRQRLKLIKQHMGTLLSEEVAYVLTKHEAHHDWENLENDLRLLTEGDYNATTHSLQMDEVKKQLQSLCHEKKQTYKQQSNENNTKEMIENGPFLDLLQRLGLDHYYPKRMSRADFHLIYKTAVYNSQPRSEKELPFYFLQKLLMLDYGLRHLVFKGDERIKKRISIGSSDDENEDFDPYEDVTKDNDSISYPSATESWPHIHPMDIQMAIFHCADDLTRQHILSRLSICQYALPLVVPNPNTSQKEFYLWSLRQIRKSWQDASQSPQDKSYSHKNQQMCRVSTPIVSFIRVGNGLSASKSQIMNSLLSKRKHDVFFHRHCKGSNKHCLLMEGVVEICWFCPAGQDDDIFDKCLAFTNLHGDAKKHSQQLSFLQGVSSLIVILMSISDKNKENQKLVRHLWQSSTPLICLIDDKEKVITNNSGKKMRIGIKNRNEAELTEELTNAIKHFLDLSNTALSLEYCSLRAREQGFLIDEDQRDCKEAKEKAQTIMALLEEYRLSQTKENLLPLQGQLWHLWCEKDKEFYHLREKGNRSIEQHKSEIERDKRIIRRQQLEKAFPLNDLMLSVLKLLQDYSETHNKLYFLEWLTLFFDNLTKEHLENLHEKQRSLWLKVQTEKQRAQKNNSLTLWQKQIEALSTEIHDCTLGTEHLLREVGQIYEALEETSSSRDSLFLSLPQIAADLMIAGVPIELMDGDASYVPLKWVAAIFDKISEKVGDKRLFVLSVLGLQSSGKSTLLNALFGLQFTVSAGRCTKGAYMQLLKVEETFTKELCFDYVLVVDTEGLRAPELNSKSQNWDHELATLVTGLGNLTLINIFGENPSEIQDILQIAVQAFLRMKQVKISPSCFFVHQNVGEVTAKDQTMEGRRQLEQKLDEMTALAAELEECSNITRFSDVIKFDANSHVYYFAHLWDGNPPMAPPNPRYSYNVQELRNAILLTAQRESRGRILKISDFKFRVQDLWKALLSENFIFSFRNTKEVIAMSKLETMYNHWTWELRSHMLDLQNQLNNQIQNGKILILTPNLLEEPLSKKYKTIKQEFDKYFEEDPDSEILIQWKANFEHKLLVLEDKLISDTKRKCNEHISLKKSQEILDNQKSQYENQLLEMSQKLALNLKGKELSDEELYEKFSQLWKNWIYNVSSNAPHVTEPNIDLDSENILLEHYKKDKNIVERLKIKSGETFKPKYDKHIQMKKGYFFGPKKRLERHHEQSIDKTTNNILYKFNETLENIWKQKRDYSQNYFHEILRIIENELKSEHCEGDYTFTRDYNIDLSLCLFQRASKHFKLIHEAFKSANDPVNYLERKKDDFFMSFKISCQGAISITSFVDFLWLKLTPSIFATIWKTMVHKVAGDMRATCPAFNGNRANLEKHILYSLAEEENFDNYWQYLHHPESFFRDYIRDHITRYCSEKENEKIKPILNLSLDDIKNTILSAIHMSTKLAKDKGSTASGWLDLFCDYLGSNLIFPRRDLVSIEHQEVTDTEFLKEAMSKALDSAMRKVEEDCSSKPMDEMIPDIEKILSEHLCGCWKQCPFCKAICTNTIPQHEGDHSVPFHRPQAVRGWHYHKTEYFVINFCTTSVASDRFFILRDVQEFPYKKYREAGGDYATWSITPDTSTQPYWKWFVCHFRSKLEEKYGKKFTMLGSIPDSWTKITKEEVLNDLKK; this comes from the coding sequence ATGCaaagtaaacaacaaaaataccaagagcttaaaaatatttgcaattaCAGATCCCAGGCATTCCTGGTGCTCACAGCTTTAAAAGCCACAGTTGAAATCACAGGTATTTctacagaagagaaaagacaacgtttgaaattaataaaacaacatATGGGGACATTGTTGTCTGAAGAAGTTGCATATGTTCTCACAAAACATGAAGCACATCATGACTGGGAAAATCTGGAGAATGATTTGAGATTACTCACTGAGGGGGACTATAATGCCACCACCCATTCTTTACAAATGGATGAGGTTAAAAAACAACTGCAAAGTCTCTGTCATGAGAAGAAACAGACTTATAAACAACAAAGTAATGAAAACAACACAAAGGAAATGATAGAAAATGGACCTTTCCTAGACTTACTCCAGCGTCTAGGCCTAGATCATTACTATCCAAAAAGGATGAGCAGAGCTGACTTCCATCTGATCTACAAGACTGCTGTGTACAATTCACAGCCGAGATCTGAAAAGGAGCTTCCATTCTATTTCCTACAAAAGCTGCTGATGTTAGATTATGGGTTGAGACATCTTGTCTTCAAAGGTGATGAACGCATAAAAAAACGGATCTCCATTGGTTCCTCTGATGATGAAAATGAAGATTTTGATCCATATGAAGATGTCACTAAAGACAATGACAGTATTAGCTATCCTTCAGCTACTGAGTCCTGGCCCCACATTCACCCAATGGATATCCAGATGGCCATTTTTCACTGTGCAGATGATCTTACCAGGCAACATATTTTGTCCAGACTTTCCATTTGTCAATATGCACTCCCCCTTGTGGTGCCAAATCCCAACACTTCTCAGAAGGAATTTTATCTCTGGTCTCTCAGACAAATTAGGAAAAGTTGGCAAGATGCAAGTCAATCTCCACAGGACAAGAGCTACAGTCACAAGAATCAGCAAATGTGTCGTGTCTCCACCCCCATTGTGTCCTTCATTAGAGTTGGAAATGGCCTCTCTGCTTCCAAGTCTCAGATCATGAACTCTCTTCTCAGTAAACGTAAACATGATGTGTTTTTTCACAGACACTGCAAAGGAAGCAACAAACACTGTCTCCTGATGGAGGGAGTGGTGGAAATCTGCTGGTTTTGTCCTGCTGGCCAAGATGATGACATATTTGACAAGTGTCTAGCCTTCACCAATCTTCATGGAGATGCCAAGAAACATAGCCAACAGCTCAGCTTCCTGCAAGGTGTCTCTTCTCTCATTGTGATCCTCATGTCAAtttctgataaaaataaagaaaaccagaagcTTGTCAGACACCTCTGGCAGTCATCAACACCTTTGATCTGCTTGATTGATGACAAAGAAAAGGTCATAACAAATAATTCTGGTAAAAAAATGAGAATTGGCATCAAGAACAGGAACGAGGCAGAATTAACAGAGGAGCTCACAAATGCCATCAAACATTTTCTAGATCTCTCTAACACTGCCCTCAGTTTAGAGTACTGTTCACTGAGAGCTCGAGAGCAAGGATTCCTTATTGATGAAGACCAGAGAGACTGCAAGGAAgccaaagaaaaggcacagaCTATAATGGCACTCCTGGAGGAATACAGGTTATCtcagacaaaagaaaatttactaccCCTTCAAGGACAACTTTGGCACCTTTGGtgtgagaaagacaaagaattcTATCATCTGAGAGAAAAAGGGAATCGGAGCATTGAACAACACAAGAgtgagattgaaagagataaaagaataATTCGACGTCAGCAATTGGAAAAAGCTTTTCCTCTCAATGATTTAATGCTCTCTGTTCTCAAACTCCTCCAAGACTATTCAGAAACCCATAACAAACTCTACTTTTTGGAGTGGCTGACTCTGTTTTTTGACAACCTGACTAAAGAACACCTGGAAAACTTACACGAAAAGCAGAGATCTTTGTGGTTAAAGgtacaaacagaaaagcaaagagcaCAGAAGAACAACTCCCTGACACTCTGGCAGAAGCAGATAGAAGCCCTCTCCACAGAGATTCATGACTGTACTTTAGGAACTGAGCACCTCCTTCGAGAAGTTGGCCAGATCTATGAAGCTCTGGAAGAAACTTCCTCCTCTAGAGATagcctttttctctcccttcctcaaaTTGCTGCAGACCTGATGATAGCTGGTGTTCCCATTGAGCTGATGGACGGAGATGCTTCATATGTGCCTCTAAAGTGGGTAGCAGCTATTTTTGACAAGATCTCAGAGAAAGTTGGAGACAAAAGGCTGTTTGTTCTTTCTGTCCTTGGCCTGCAGAGCTCAGGGAAGTCCACACTGTTGAATGCCTTGTTTGGGCTGCAGTTCACAGTCAGTGCAGGCAGGTGTACCAAGGGGGCCTACATGCAGCTCCTCAAGGTGGAAGAGACATTCACAAAAGAACTTTGCTTTGATTATGTGCTTGTTGTTGACACAGAAGGACTTCGAGCTCCAGAACTCAACAGTAAATCTCAGAATTGGGACCATGAGTTGGCAACATTAGTTACTGGACTTGGAAACTTGACTCTGATCAATATTTTTGGGGAGAATCCATCAGAGATTCAGGACATCCTACAAATAGCTGTTCAAGCATTTTTGAGAATGAAACAAGTAAAAATCTCCCCCAGTTGCTTCTTTGTCCATCAAAATGTGGGAGAAGTTACAGCAAAAGACCAAACTATGGAGGGACGAAGGCAACTGGAGCAGAAACTGGATGAAATGACAGCATTGGCTGCTGAGTTGGAAGAGTGCTCAAACATAACCCGCTTCAGTGATGTTATTAAGTTTGATGCCAATAGTCATGTCTACTACTTTGCTCACCTCTGGGATGGCAATCCCCCAATGGCCCCTCCCAATCCTCGATATAGCTACAATGTCCAGGAACTAAGGAATGCAATTCTTTTGACTGCCCAGAGGGAATCTAGAGGAAGGATATTGAAAATCTCAGATTTCAAATTCCGAGTTCAAGATTTGTGGAAAGCCCTTCTCAGTGAAAACTTCATTTTCAGTTTCAGGAATACCAAAGAGGTCATAGCCATGAGCAAACTGGAAACCATGTATAACCACTGGACCTGGGAGCTGAGGAGTCACATGCTGGACTTACAGAATCAGCTGAACAATCAGATTCAAAATGGGAAAATCCTGATACTCACACCAAACTTACTGGAGGAACCACTTAGCAAGAAATATAAAACCATCAAACAAGAATTTGACAAATATTTTGAAGAAGATCCAGATAGTGAAATATTGATTCAGTGGAAAGCAAATTTTGAACATAAGCTACTAGTCCTTGAAGACAAACTCATTTCAGACACCAAAAGGAAATGCAATGAACATATCAGTcttaaaaaaagtcaagaaatacTAGATAACCAAAAGTCACAATATGAAAATCAATTGTTAGAGATGAGCCAAAAGTTAGCTTTAAATTTGAAGGGTAAGGAATTAAGTGATGAAGAGTTGTATGAGAAATTCAGTCAACTTTGGAAAAATTGGATCTACAATGTGTCTTCCAATGCCCCTCATGTCACAGAGCCTAACATTGATTTAGATTCTGAAAATATCCTTCTTGAACACTACAAGAAGGATAAAAATATTGTGGAAAGACTAAAAATAAAGTCTGGAGAAACATTTAAACCCAAATATGACAAACATATCCAAATGAAAAAAGGATATTTTTTTGGACCTAAAAAGAGATTAGAAAGGCATCATGAACAATCCATCGATAAGACTACTAACAACATTCTTTATAAATTTAATGAAACACTTGAAAACATTTGGAAACAAAAGCGTGATTACAGTCAGAATTACTTTCATGAAATCTTGAGGATCATAGAAAATGAGCTGAAATCTGAACACTGTGAGGGAGACTACACATTTACCAGAGACTACAACATTGACTTGTCCTTGTGCTTATTCCAAAGAGCATCCAAGCATTTCAAGTTAATTCATGAGGCATTCAAGAGTGCAAATGACCCTGTGAACTatctggagagaaagaaagatgatttcTTTATGAGTTTTAAGATCTCCTGCCAAGGTGCCATCTCAATCACATCCTTTGTTGACTTCCTATGGCTCAAGCTCACTCCTTCTATCTTTGCCACCATATGGAAAACAATGGTTCATAAAGTAGCTGGAGACATGCGAGCCACCTGCCCTGCATTCAATGGAAACAGAGCTAACCTGGAGAAACATATTCTCTACTCTCTAGCAGAAGAAGAAAATTTTGACAATTACTGGCAATACCTTCATCATCCAGAATCATTTTTCAGGGATTACATTAGAGACCACATTACAAGATActgttcagaaaaagaaaatgaaaaaataaaacctattttaAACCTAAGTTTAGATGACATCAAGAATACCATCCTGTCTGCCATTCACATGTCCACAAAGTTAGCTAAAGATAAAGGCAGCACTGCATCTGGCTGGCTGGATTTGTTCTGCGACTACCTAGGGAGCaacctgatctttccaagaagaGACCTGGTAAGCATTGAGCACCAGGAGGTAACAGATACTGAGTTTCTGAAAGAAGCCATGAGCAAAGCTTTGGATTCTGCAATGAGGAAAGTAGAAGAGGACTGTTCAAGTAAGCCCATGGATGAAATGATTCCTGACATTGAGAAAATTCTCTCTGAGCAtctctgtggctgctggaaacAGTGTCCTTTTTGTAAAGCAATTTGTACAAACACCATTCCCCAACATGAAGGAGACCACAGTGTGCCATTCCACCGTCCTCAGGCTGTCCGTGGTTGGCATTATCATAAAACAGAATACTTTGTCATTAATTTTTGTACTACTTCAGTAGCAAGTGATCGTTTCTTTATTTTACGTGATGTCCAGGAATTCCCATACAAGAAATATCGGGAAGCAGGAGGTGATTATGCCACATGGAGCATCACACCAGACACATCTACCCAGCCATACTGGAAATGGTTTGTCTGTCATTTCAGATCAAAGCTGGAAGAGAAATATGGCAAAAAATTTACAATGTTAGGGAGTATTCCAGATTCATGgacaaaaatcacaaaggaagaagtcctgaatgacttaaaaaaataa